The sequence GAAGGCAACGAGATCGTCTCGACGTCTTAGAAGCGCGCCACGCGAATACGCCTACAGACCAAACGGATAGGTTTCGTCGGGCCCATGAGGATGGGCTTGCGGCCTTGCATCGACGGCCTGGGTTTCGGTGAACCAGATCCACGCGTCGAACTGTTTCGACAGTTCCGCCTGGAAGTAGTGCGACAGCAGTTCCGTCTCCGGCCGGTAGATGACGCCGATGGCCCGTTCCAGCATGGGTTCGGCAAGCGCCTCACGCACGCTGTCCGTTTGTCCCGCGCCCGTCTCCAGGAAGAAGGCCTCGATGCCGGCGTCGCGGGAGCGTCCCTCATAGGAGTCGTTCCGGGCAGGGCGCACGCGCTTGATCTCCATGGGCTCGTCCCAGTTGGAGGCGGCAGCGACCGTGCCGCGATCCGTGCCGAAACCGATAAGCGCACACTCCTTGCCAAAACGCGCACGCGCCAGCTGACCGATATTCAGCTCACCGCGTACCTGGCCCATCTCGGTGAACTCCGCATTGCCGATATGGGAGTTGTGGGCCCAAACCACAGCCTTCGCGTCGGGACCGCGGTGCTCCAGAACGCGCTCCAGCGTGTCGAACATGTGCTGGTCCCGCAGGTTCCATGACTGCGCGGCGCCGTAATACATGATGCGGTAGTATTGCTCGGCGGCAACGACGATGCGGGCGTTCTGCTCCGCATTGAAAAAGGCGCTGCCGTCGCGGGCAAGATAGCCCAGACGCTTCTTCAATAGATCGACCAGGGCCTGGGTTACGGGCTTCTCGCATACGGCATAGCCCTGCGACAGCGCCATGCGGCCATAACGGGCCGGGTCCGAGCGGAACGGCGCCAGGCAGCCGTAGCGCTCGCGTGCGATGCGGGCGGTTTCAGGATCGACATTGTCCAGATAGTTGAGGACCGCGCCGATCGAGGTCGCCAGGCTGTAGACGTCGAGCCCGTAAAACCCTGCGCGCTTGTCGGGGTCGGTGATGGTCTCGTTGATGGCCTTCAGCCGTTGCAGGAAACCATTGACCTGACCGTTGCGCCACATCCAGGCGGGGAAACGGGTGAATGCGCTGGCGGGAGTCTCAGGCCTGGGAAGGCCACGCACGAAAGCGTCGTAGACCGCAGCGTCCGGCCAGTCGGCCTCCACGGCAACGACATTGAAGCCATGTTTTGCGACGAGCATCTCGGTGATGTGGGCACGCGCTTCGTAGAATTCGGCGGTGCCGTGCGTCGCCTCGCCGAGAAGCACGACGCGCCGGTCCGCGAAGCGCTCCGCGAGCGCGGTCAGTTCGGTGAAGTTAGCAAACGGTTCCGCCGCGCCGGCGATCACGTGGCTGAGGCTCGTGCGGGGAGCCCGTGCCTGCGGCGCGGGCTTCAACAACCCATTGGCAAAACCAGACGTTTCGGAATCAATTTGGGTTTCCGCCTTGGCTTGGCGTGGGGCCTCCCAGCTTCTTCACCGATAAGGGGAACGAAGGTCACCCCGCCATGGTCTTCCTGCTCGAACGTATCCTCTCCGGTACGGCGTACGCGAATGAGGGTCTGGTACACGTCACGGCCGACGGGGATGACGAGACGGCCGCCAATGGCGAGCTGCTGCTTCAAGGCCTCCGGAACTTTGGGACCGCCCGCCGACACGATGATCGCGTCGAACGGTGCCTCCGGCGGCCAGCCTTTGGTGCCGTCGCCGCAGATGATGTCGACATTGTCGTAGCCAAGATGCGCCTCCCGCTCGCGCGCCAGGTCGGCAAGTTCTTCGTGTCGCTCAATGGCATAGACGGACGACGCGATACGGCCCATCACGGCGGCGGCGTATCCGGAACCGGCTCCGACCTCGAGGACGGTGTCGCCGGGGCGGATCTCGGCCAGTTCGATCATCCGCGCGACGATATAGGGCTGCGAAATGGTCTGCCCCGCCGCGATCGGCAGGGCCGAGTCCTCATAGGCGAATTCGGAGAGGGGCTGTGACACGAAGACTTCGCGCGGCACCTGGGCCATTGCGGCAAGCACATGGGCGTCGCTGATACCGCGGGCCTCGAGATGGCGCGTGACCATCAAAGCCCGGTCGTGGGCGTGCGGGTCTTCGGTATGCGGGTCTTGGGCATGGATGTCGTCCACGCCCGGGGAGTTTCCGGGTGATGACATCATCCTGGAAGACTACACGATGCCGCGAATGCCGACCTTGATTCTGATCAGGGGGACGGCGGGATTCGGCGGTTTCGTCCGAAACCGCCCGAGGCGCACCGTTTTCCCGGATTCCAGGTTAGCCCTACCTGAGTTCCCAAGAGACCTGGACTTTGGCTTCGACCGACATCGTGCCGCCCTCCACGGGGACCTGCTTTGCTTCGGCCATCATCGGGGCCGCGGTTGCCATGGCGCGATAGGGGCGGGGCGTGTAGTCGCCGCTTTCGGTAATCTTGACGACGGGTCCGAGCTCCACGCCGGCCGCTTCCGCGTAGAGCTTGGCGTTGTCGATCGCGTTGGTCATGGCGAGCTTGCGGGCCTCGTCCTTCATCTTTTCCGGTTCGGCGATGCCGAAGCTGATCGAGTTGATCTCATTGGCGCCCGCCTGCACCACCTTGTCTAGGACGTCGCCGAGCTTGTCGATGTCGCGCACGGTGATGTTGACGTTGTTGCTGACCCGATAGCCGGTGATGAACGCGGCCTGTTCGTCCTTTTTGCGTTCGTAGACCGGCGAGACGTTGAAGTCCGTCGTTTGGATGTCCTTCGCCTTGAGGCCGGCCTCCTTGAGCGTGCTGACCACCTTGGTCATTGCGTCCGTGTTCTTGGACAGCGCGTCCTGCGCGGTCTGCCCTTCGGAGGTTACGCCTGTGGAGATGCTCGCCATGTCCGGCGCCGCCTTGACGGTCCCGGAGGCTGACAGGGTGATGGTCCGCTTGGCGCCGGCTGCGGAAGCCGAGAGAGGAAGCGCGGCGGCGAGCACGGCGATGGCTGGGACAAGCATCCGAAGGGGGCGGGCAAAGGTCATGGGAGGCTCCAGGTCTTTCGAGGTGGTCCTTGAGTTTGGGACACATAAGGAATCTGTTATGAGGCGGAATTGTGAGGCTGGGCAGAACGCTCTACAAGGCCAGCCTCTGCCGCGCACGACTCGTTACGCGCGGCGTGTGACATTCGGATCATCATCCGTCATTCGCACATCGGGGGCCCGTAGCTCAATTGGTTAGAGCCGGCGGCTCATAACCGTCTGGTTGCTGGTTCGAGTCCAGCCGGGC comes from Methyloceanibacter stevinii and encodes:
- a CDS encoding SIMPL domain-containing protein; this translates as MTFARPLRMLVPAIAVLAAALPLSASAAGAKRTITLSASGTVKAAPDMASISTGVTSEGQTAQDALSKNTDAMTKVVSTLKEAGLKAKDIQTTDFNVSPVYERKKDEQAAFITGYRVSNNVNITVRDIDKLGDVLDKVVQAGANEINSISFGIAEPEKMKDEARKLAMTNAIDNAKLYAEAAGVELGPVVKITESGDYTPRPYRAMATAAPMMAEAKQVPVEGGTMSVEAKVQVSWELR